In Lates calcarifer isolate ASB-BC8 linkage group LG4, TLL_Latcal_v3, whole genome shotgun sequence, a genomic segment contains:
- the tmem275a gene encoding transmembrane protein 275: MVISDRNTGTPVPKKEPQKKKKRKSRPHGLPSPALCCACGLCIMLAGLNITLVGAFAFSTLVPSANPPIIIGPILLLVAFSFFGACCVCSRLPPPHSSRRSKVGGRGAGLMGHGGLTGGAAFEIETSEHTLQDTTAVQLSPTSSPGSSRASSPEKDPPYAALPGSCKLFTMETNGPSPVSASAVYSASTAAGGEVKLNLPREEVVT; encoded by the coding sequence ATGGTCATCTCTGACAGAAACACCGGCACCCCTGTACCTAAAAAGGAGccccagaagaagaagaagaggaagtctCGCCCTCATGGCCTGCCCTCTCCGGCACTCTGCTGTGCCTGTGGCCTATGCATCATGCTGGCTGGACTCAACATCACCCTGGTGGGAGCGTTCGCCTTTAGCACACTGGTGCCTTCTGCCAACCCCCCGATCATCATCGGACCTATCCTACTGCTGGTGGCCTTCTCCTTTTTCGGGGCCTGTTGCGTGTGCAGCcgcctcccccctccccacaGCTCGCGGAGGTCAAAGGTGGGCGGCAGGGGCGCCGGGTTGATGGGACACGGCGGGTTGACCGGCGGGGCGGCATTTGAAATCGAGACCAGTGAGCACACCCTGCAGGATACTACGGCCGTGCAGCTCAGCCCCACGTCCTCCCCCGGATCCTCCCGGGCATCCAGCCCGGAGAAGGACCCTCCCTACGCGGCCCTGCCGGGCTCCTGCAAGCTCTTCACCATGGAGACCAATGGCCCTTCTCCTGTCTCCGCCAGCGCAGTCTACTCAgcctccacagcagcaggaggggaGGTGAAGCTCAACCTGCCACGTGAAGAAGTGGTCACCTAG